The sequence tattttctacagagaaaatatttcccagtttcaaataaccctggacttttaaattataacctgtttttatgttcaaaggaaaaaaaaaaagactctgcaAGGAGACATTgtggtgggtagccattccagctttgacctggaagtcccaggcccattgaggcttcggtaactgtcacacctacaaggcagagccaagagaggacccctgaagacccgagatccagatgggccggttctcttggttcctggatcctggatgcttggaggtagactgagcagagttctccagagactgccggactgcgccacacctttcccagaccctgtaacctatcccttcacttgtaagttaccccacagaataaacctcccttataactacgtggagttgccttaatatttaaaccaataagaCATCCTAATGGTGCTGTCTTCAAGGAGCTGGTGGACAGCAGGTACGCCCCGTAGACAATTTCCCTGGGCACCACTGTGAACACAGCTAGAGTGACAGCCAGTTCTGTGATCTGCTTCatccctccctcaccccacaCAGGATGGCAGTGATCAGGAGGCTCCTCACCTGAGGCCAGGACCAGCATGGGCTTGATAGAGCCACCCCACGGAGCCCCCAGAGAGATAAAACCATCAATGAAGCGGTCCTTCCAGGACTGAGGCTGACGCAGTAAGAAATAGAGCACATGTAGGCAGCCAAGGCTGTGCCCAATAAGGAAGACAGGCTTCCCATAAGCAGCGTACATCTCCTCTATCAGTCCTGCCAGCTTCTGGTAGTATTCATCTTGCTGGCCTGAAGAGGGGTAGACAGGTCAGGGCAGTTAGGGCCTGGGACCACCTGTTGTGCCCCCAGGCCATTACCTCCAAACACTCACCGGGTTCCAGACGCCAGTCATAGGGTGCGGCCCGCACTGTCTCATCCCGCACGTACCCATTGTTAACCAGATTCTGTACCAGAGTGTGCATGTaacctgtggggggggggggcagcggcATAGGGGTCTCTGTCCATCACACCTGTAGGCCAGCCTAACGGCCGAGAAGAGCCCCCGCCTTTCCCTGAGTACACGGACCTGCCAGCTTGTTGTCATCTAAGTACTCAACAGAGTAGGTCTTGCCAAAGCCGGGGACACGGATCTGTACACCAGGGGCATTGGCTACGCGCCCAGAGCTGCGGTTGTAGACAACCCTGGGGACAGTGGGACATTCAGCAGCCAGTAGCCAAAGGGCAATGTGTAGGGGCTGGGTAGATCACACGGGACGTACCTGGTATTATCAATCCAGCAGTCCACCCCAAGGGGTAGAAACATATTGAGATCCAGCCAGATGGTGAAGAAGTCCTCTGTCTTGCGGTAGCACAACCAGttcaccacatctggtttatccAGCTTGGCTTCTAGCTGATTCCCCAGGCAGCCAGGCACTGTGGGCACCAGCTTTCGTTCTGGACTTCCtggcttctctccagccccccaacccTACCACCAAAGAAGcccacccctccacctcccacaCCCTCGAGGTTCTAACGACACTCATCCTCCCGCCACACTCTTCCTGTCCCACCAGGACTGCCAATTCCAGGCTCCCTTCAGACAGGGAAGGTGCAGGAACCCAGGCTGCTGACCCCTGCCCCCATAAAGCAAACATCCAGCTTGGCTTCCCGTTATTGCCAAAGTCCAAGGAGCGAACAAATAGGTGAGGGGGAGCAGGGGCTGGGCCTAGAACAGGGGGCAGGGCCTTTATGGACCTCTTCTGCTAAGCCTACCCTGGGCTAGGAATCTCATCCCTGGGAAGGTAGAAGCCAAGGAAGTAGTGGGGCTTAACCCAGTATCCAGTGTATCTGCAGCTGGCCACAGCCTGTAGTACCGTGGCCAAGGCCATAGGCAAACTGCATCCCATTCACCGACCACCACCCCAACCCCCTGAAGAAGACAACTTGGAGAGAGAACAGTGTAAAGGGGAGAGGTGTCTCTGCAGAACAAGCCTTTGGGCCTTCCCTGTACCAAGTGAGGCATGAGGGCTAACTGTGGGCCAGAGGAACCTCTGTCAGGGAGTAGGACCCAGGCTCCCCAAGTCTCGCTTGATGCATCCGGGGCCTAGCGGGGGCTTACCGAGGATGACAGGCCTGGTGTGGTTACTGAGTTCAGCCTTGGGCGTGGTTTGCGGGGGGAAGAGCACATTGAGGAGCCAGAAGGGGGTGGCAGGAGGGAGCAGCAGCCCCAACAGCAGCAGCACCCACTGCCATGGGGAGCCAGGCAGCCCCATTCCAGCCCAGTGCCTACTGCCAGATGAGGCAGTCCTGGGCTGGCCTTATCTGGaccggggaggggaggggaggggccccAGGGCCAGTGGGAGGGACAGAACCGCCAATGGGGGTGGCCAGGAAGGGGCCTAGCCTTGGggatctggctctgggtttgggTTCAGTTCAGTCTTTCTTCCCTTGGCGCCAGGGGAAAAAGAGCTGGGGCAGCAGGAGGCCCAGAAGTACACAATGTTTTATTGAAAAAAGTCAGGCTCAGCTTGGCCAGCTCCATCCCACTTGGCTTGATGAGGGTCTCTGTCCACAGCAGCCTGAGCCAGGTCTTCCCAAAGGCAGGTCCAGCTCAACTCCCCCACTCActgtccctcccctcttctctgatgatgacatccaaacaataaatatacaataaatagCGCTCCTGGGCCAGACTGAGATGTCAAATCCCATATCA is a genomic window of Peromyscus maniculatus bairdii isolate BWxNUB_F1_BW_parent chromosome 5, HU_Pman_BW_mat_3.1, whole genome shotgun sequence containing:
- the Lcat gene encoding phosphatidylcholine-sterol acyltransferase; protein product: MGLPGSPWQWVLLLLGLLLPPATPFWLLNVLFPPQTTPKAELSNHTRPVILVPGCLGNQLEAKLDKPDVVNWLCYRKTEDFFTIWLDLNMFLPLGVDCWIDNTRVVYNRSSGRVANAPGVQIRVPGFGKTYSVEYLDDNKLAGYMHTLVQNLVNNGYVRDETVRAAPYDWRLEPGQQDEYYQKLAGLIEEMYAAYGKPVFLIGHSLGCLHVLYFLLRQPQSWKDRFIDGFISLGAPWGGSIKPMLVLASGDNQGIPIMSSIKLREEQRMTTTSPWMFPAHQVWPEDHVFISTPNFNYTGQDFQRFFTDLHFEDGWYMWLQSRNLLAGLPAPGVEVYCLYGVGLPTPHTYIYDHSFPYKDPVAALYEDGDDTVATRSTELCGRWQGRQPQPVHLLPMNGTEHLNMVFSNKTLEHINAILLGAYRHGTPEPPAPSPAPPPPE